A window of Saccopteryx leptura isolate mSacLep1 chromosome 5, mSacLep1_pri_phased_curated, whole genome shotgun sequence contains these coding sequences:
- the DSPP gene encoding dentin sialophosphoprotein — MKIVVYFCIWAAAWAIPVPRIKPLEKYAVGKSVNFNLPAKLKAPIQDELVANDATNGSGVPMHENKMGRQQYTKDCYKVETNGSEWTEVGGKSSSIHPMLVNEEGNSENTNGGTGKPETYGHDGIHQKEDTTIATGIREQVNIIDNTGAQNGSNINGNTHENSKNEDIGDATQSENTTAVEEDEHQVAGSSNSTHHEDEINGNSCKNEDGTSGITPHKEGGRNGHEEAGVTPGESGACNREDSGLGNSDGSPSGDGADEDEDKGSGNDEGEETGNGKEGADNSKGQEEQGHRREDDNDNSLDENSISSEDDDPEDKEDLYDMDEDNAFKSEEDSDGIPEENDSPRIEDIQKTNHRENNDVKNGITKESEPNSNGKGQDKGIEMEGPNSGNRNNITKEAGKVDKESKGQHGMIIGNGNVKTQREVDTMQKSGQDSKPGNKVVHGQTGSESNSAGYDSYEFDDESIQGDDPNSSDESNGNDDANSEGDNNSSSRKDASYNSDESKDNDNDSYSISDANDSDSNGNGNNGSDDSKSDSSKDKSDSSDSNDSKSGSSNSNDSKSDSSNSSDSSDSSDSSDSKSDSSDSSDSSDSSDSSDSSDSSDSSDSSDSKSDSSDSSDSSDSSDSSDSSDSKSDSSDSSDSSNSSDSKSDSSDSSDSSDSSDSSDSSDSSDSSDSKSDSSDSSDSSDSSDSSDSSDSSDSSDSSDSKSDSSDSSDSSDSSDSSDSSDSKSDSSDSSDSSDSSDSKSDSSDSSDSSDSSDSSDSSDSSDSSDSKSDSSDSSDSSDSSDSSDSSDSSDSSDSSDSKSDSSDSSDSKSDSSDSSDSSDSSDSSDSSNSSDSSDSKSDSSDSSDSSDSSDSSDSSDSKSDSSDSSDSSDSSDSSDSSDSKSDSSDSSDSSDSSDSSDSSDSKSDSSDSSDSKSDSSDSSDSSDSSDSSDSSDSKSDSSDSSDSSDSSDSSDSSDSSDSKSDSSDSSDSSDSSDSSDSSDSSDSSDSSDSKSDSSDSSDSSDSSDSSDSSDSSDSDSSDSSDSSDSSDSDSSDSSDSSDSKSDSSDSSNSSDSSNSSDSKSDSSNSSDSSDSDSSNSSDSKSDSSNSSDSSDSSDSSDSSNSSDSSNSSNSSDSDSSDNSDSSDSSDSASDNSDESDSKSKSGKGNNNGSDSDSDSEGSDSNHSTSDD; from the exons GTTCCTCGAATAAAGCCATTGGAGAAATATGCTGTTGGCAAATCTGTAAATTTCAATCTTCCAGCAAAATTAAAAGCGCCAATACAG GATGAATTAGTTGCTAATGATGCCACCAATGGAAGTGGTGTCCCCATGcatgaaaataaaatgggaaggcAACAGTATACCAAAGATTGTTACAAAGTAGAGACAAATGGCTCTGAGTGGACAGAAGTAGGAGGGAAAAGTTCTTCTATACACCCCATGTTAGTAAACGAAGAAGGGAACTCTGAGAATACAAATGGGGGCACAGGAAAACCAGAAACATATGGTCATGATGGGATACATCAAAAAGAAGATACTACCATAGCCACTGGTATAAGGGAACAAGTAAACATTATTGACAATACTGGAGCACAAAATGGAAGCAATATTAATGGAAATACTCATGAGAATTCAAAAAATGAGGATATTGGAGATGCAACTCAGAGTGAGAATACCACTGCTGTTGAAGAAGATGAACATCAAGTAGCTGGAAGCAGTAACAGTACACACCACGAGGATGAAATAAATGGTAATTCCTGTAAAAATGAGGATGGTACAAGTGGAATAACACCTCACAAAGAAGGTGGGAGAAATGGTCATGAGGAGGCAGGAGTAACACCAGGGGAAAGTGGAGCTTGCAATAGAGAAGATTCTGGTTTAGGTAATTCTGATGGGAGTCCTAGTGGGGATGGAGCAGATGAAGATGAAGACAAGGGCTCTGGAAATGATGaaggtgaagaaacaggaaatggaaAAGAGGGTGCTGATAACAGCaaggggcaggaggagcagggtCATAGAAGAGAAGATGACAATGATAATAGCTTAGATGAAAATTCAATCAGTAGTGAAGATGATGACCCTGAAGACAAAGAAGATCTCTATGACATGGATGAAGATAATGCCTTCAAAAGTGAGGAGGATTCTGATGGTATTCCAGAGGAAAATGATAGCCCAAGAATAGAGGACATCCAGAAAACCAACCACAGAGAAAACAATGATGTGAAAAATGGAATCACCAAAGAATCAGAGCCAAATTCTAATGGGAAAGGTCAAGATAAG GGAATAGAAATGGAAGGTCCCAACAGCGGCAACAGAAACAATATTACCAAAGAAGCTGGGAAAGTTGACAAAGAGAGTAAAGGACAACATGGAATGATTATAGGCAATGGAAATGTCAAGACACAAAGAGAGGTTGACACTATGCAAAAATCTGGCCAGGATTCAAAACCTGGAAATAAAGTTGTACATGGCCAAACAGGTAGTGAGAGTAACAGTGCTGGATATGATAGTTATGAGTTTGATGATGAATCCATACAAGGAGATGATCCCAATAGCAGTGATGAGTCTAATGGCAATGATGATGCCAATTCTGAAGGTGACAATAACAGCAGTAGCCGAAAAGATGCATCCTATAACTCTGATGAATCAAAAGATAATGACAATGACAGCTACAGTATATCAGATGCTAATGATAGTGACAGTAATGGCAATGGTAATAATGGGAGTGATGATAGCAAATCAGACAGCAGCAAAGATAAATCAGACAGCAGTGACAGCAATGACAGCAAATCAGGTAGTAGCAACAGCAATGACAGCAAATCAGATAGTAGCAACAGCAGTGACAGTAGTGACAGCAGCGACAGCAGTGATAGCAAATCAGATAGTAGTGACAGCAGTGACAGCAGTGACAGCAGTGACAGCAGCGACAGCAGTGACAGTAGTGACAGCAGTGACAGCAGTGATAGCAAATCAGATAGTAGTGACAGCAGTGACAGCAGCGACAGCAGTGACAGCAGTGACAGCAGTGATAGCAAATCAGATAGTAGTGACAGCAGTGACAGCAGCAATAGCAGTGACAGCAAATCAGATAGTAGTGACAGCAGTGACAGTAGCGACAGCAGTGACAGTAGTGACAGCAGTGACAGCAGTGATAGCAGTGACAGCAAATCAGATAGTAGTGACAGCAGTGACAGTAGTGACAGCAGTGACAGCAGCGACAGTAGTGACAGCAGTGACAGCAGTGACAGCAGTGATAGCAAATCAGATAGTAGTGACAGCAGTGACAGTAGCGACAGTAGTGACAGCAGTGACAGCAGTGATAGCAAATCAGATAGTAGTGACAGCAGTGACAGCAGCGATAGCAGTGACAGCAAATCAGATAGTAGTGACAGCAGTGACAGTAGCGACAGCAGTGACAGTAGTGACAGCAGTGACAGCAGTGATAGCAGTGACAGCAAATCAGATAGTAGTGACAGCAGTGACAGTAGTGACAGCAGTGACAGCAGCGACAGTAGTGACAGCAGTGACAGCAGTGACAGCAGTGATAGCAAATCAGATAGTAGTGACAGCAGTGACAGCAAATCAGATAGTAGTGACAGCAGTGACAGTAGCGACAGCAGTGACAGTAGtgacagcagcaacagcagcgaTAGCAGTGATAGCAAATCAGATAGTAGTGACAGCAGTGACAGTAGTGACAGCAGCGACAGTAGTGACAGCAGTGACAGCAAATCAGATAGTAGTGACAGCAGTGACAGTAGCGACAGCAGTGACAGTAGTGACAGCAGTGACAGCAAATCAGATAGCAGTGACAGCAGCGACAGTAGTGACAGCAGTGACAGCAGCGACAGCAGTGATAGCAAATCAGATAGTAGTGACAGCAGTGACAGCAAATCAGATAGTAGTGACAGCAGTGACAGTAGCGACAGCAGTGACAGCAGCGACAGCAGTGACAGCAAATCAGATAGTAGTGACAGCAGTGACAGCAGCGACAGTAGTGACAGCAGTGACAGCAGCGACAGCAGTGATAGCAAATCAGATAGTAGTGACAGCAGTGACAGTAGCGACAGCAGTGACAGTAGTGACAGCAGCGACAGTAGTGACAGCAGCGACAGCAGTGATAGCAAATCAGATAGTAGTGATAGCAGTGACAGCAGCGACAGTAGTGACAGCAGTGACAGTAGCGACAGCAGTGATAGTGACAGTAGTGACAGCAGTGACAGTAGCGATAGCAGTGATAGCGACAGTAGTGACAGTAGCGACAGCAGTGACAGCAAATCAGATAGTAGTGACAGCAGCAACAGTAGTGACAGTAGCAACAGCAGTGACAGCAAATCAGATAGTAGCAACAGCAGTGACAGCAGTGATAGTGACAGTAGCAACAGCAGTGACAGCAAATCAGATAGTAGCAACAGCAGTGACAGCAGCGACAGTAGTGACAGTAGTGACAGTAGCAACAGCAGTGACAGCAGCAACAGTAGCAACAGCAGTGATAGTGACAGTAGCGACAATAGTGACAGCAGCGACAGCAGTGACAGTGCATCGGACAATAGTGATGAGAGTGACAGCAAGAGTAAGTCTGGTAAGGGCAACAACAATGGAAGTGACAGTGACAGCGACAGTGAAGGCAGTGACAGTAATCACTCAACCAGTGATgattag